The following are from one region of the Centropristis striata isolate RG_2023a ecotype Rhode Island chromosome 19, C.striata_1.0, whole genome shotgun sequence genome:
- the barhl1b gene encoding barH-like homeobox 1b, which yields MEASANGSSFGIDSLLSHRPGSPVSKGDSLVGECRSPLEFSPRSDVESGCSSPPSPRRECVDEVAQRQGHGIGLPPHLQHAQISAGSQQRTVTSSFLIRDILADCKPLAACAPYSSNGQPTQEAGRLASKIAEDFMEKIHSNSSSDSEYKVKEEGDREISSSRDSPQVRLKKPRKARTAFTDHQLAQLERSFERQKYLSVQDRMELAASLNLTDTQVKTWYQNRRTKWKRQTAVGLELLAEAGNYSALQRMFPSPYFYPQSLVSNLDPGAALYLYRGPSAPPPALQRPLVPRILLHGLQGGSEPPPPPPLPPMLSRPGQPR from the exons ATGGAGGCGTCCGCCAACGGGTCCAGTTTTGGCATCGACTCGCTGCTGTCCCACAGGCCTGGAAGTCCGGTGTCCAAAGGGGACAGCCTGGTGGGGGAGTGCCGCTCGCCTCTGGAGTTCAGCCCGCGATCAGACGTGGAGAGCGGCTGCTCGTCGCCTCCGTCGCCGAGGAGGGAGTGCGTGGACGAGGTGGCCCAGAGGCAAGGTCACGGCATCGGCCTGCCGCCGCACCTGCAGCACGCTCAGATATCTGCGGGGTCGCAGCAGAGGACCGTGACCTCGTCGTTCCTCATCAGAGACATTCTCGCGGACTGTAAGCCTCTGGCTGCGTGCGCGCCCTACTCCAGCAATGGACAGCCGACCCAGGAGGCGGGGAGGCTGGCCTCGAAGATAGCGGAAGACTTTATGGAGAAAATCCACAGCAACTCGTCGTCAGACAGTGAATATAAAG TGAAAGAGGAGGGGGACAGGGAGATCTCCAGCAGTAGAGACAGTCCTCAGGTCCGGCTCAAGAAACCCAGGAAGGCCCGGACGGCCTTCACGGACCACCAGCTGGCCCAGCTGGAGCGCAGCTTCGAGCGGCAGAAGTACCTGAGCGTCCAGGACCGCATGGAGCTGGCGGCCTCCCTAAacctcacagacacacaggtcaAGACCTGGTACCAGAACCGGAG GACAAAGTGGAAGAGACAGACGGCGGTGGGACTGGagctgctggctgaagctggaaACTACTCCGCCCTGCAGAGGATGTTCCCGTCCCCGTACTTCTACCCGCAGAGCCTGGTGTCCAACCTGGACCCAGGAGCGGCCCTCTACTTGTACAGAGGCCCCTCGGCGCCCCCGCCGGCCCTGCAGAGACCCCTGGTCCCGCGGATCCTGCTGCACGGCCTGCAGGGGGGCAGCGAGCCGCCGCCTCCGCCGCCTCTGCCCCCCATGCTTTCCCGGCCGGGTCAGCCGCGGTGA